One stretch of Amycolatopsis sp. NBC_00345 DNA includes these proteins:
- a CDS encoding response regulator transcription factor → MRVLLVEDDDRVAGALVPALTRRGLAMQRLASGAGVLDRVHEVDVVLLDLGLPDIDGVVLCRQIRAVSDVAVIVVSARGEVDDRVQGLRAGADDYLVKPYDVEELLARVEAVRRRRGERAGVPEPVIEVGDVRIDLARHEVLVDGQSIALSRKEFQVLALVAGARGTVCSREHVLTEVWGHRGAAESRSLDVHVATLRTKLGRPALIETVRGVGYRLGGRG, encoded by the coding sequence GTGCGGGTGCTGCTGGTGGAGGACGACGACCGGGTCGCGGGCGCCCTCGTGCCCGCGCTGACCCGGCGCGGGCTGGCGATGCAACGCCTGGCGTCCGGTGCCGGGGTGCTCGACCGGGTGCACGAGGTGGACGTCGTGCTGCTCGACCTGGGGCTGCCCGACATCGACGGCGTCGTGCTGTGCCGCCAGATCCGCGCGGTCAGCGACGTCGCGGTGATCGTGGTGTCGGCCCGCGGCGAGGTGGACGACCGGGTGCAGGGCCTGCGCGCCGGTGCCGATGACTACCTGGTGAAGCCCTACGACGTCGAGGAGCTGCTGGCGCGCGTGGAGGCCGTGCGGCGCCGCCGCGGCGAGCGGGCCGGCGTGCCCGAGCCGGTGATCGAGGTCGGCGACGTGCGGATCGACCTGGCGCGGCACGAGGTGCTCGTGGACGGCCAGTCGATCGCCCTGTCCCGCAAGGAGTTCCAGGTGCTCGCCCTGGTGGCGGGCGCACGCGGCACGGTGTGCTCGCGAGAGCACGTGCTCACCGAGGTGTGGGGCCACCGGGGCGCGGCGGAGAGCCGTTCACTCGACGTCCACGTCGCCACGCTGCGCACGAAGCTGGGCCGCCCGGCGCTGATCGAGACCGTCCGCGGCGTCGGCTACCGCCTCGGCGGGCGGGGCTGA
- a CDS encoding sensor histidine kinase: MRVRLQGIVVTLVALLVFGLGIPLALSMAGSAQQDLFLDRLTDTARFASLAQRPLLDNRPALLEPELRRYTEVYGVQVVVVNQDDVAVLSSLGGTDAERIDSRAIEGPANEALAGRHPTPGSLLMPWETEPLVLAEPILIDGEVRGAVVTESSTEHVRTELLWQWLVLAAGAVVAFGLALLVALPVVRWTLRPVRRLDEATGALVASVVSGRTAEPVGESGGPPELRQLGRSFDRMAASVSEALAAQRAFVADASHQLRNPLTALKIRLGNLDGQVGDEAAAADLDAARVDAGRLHQILDELLSMARAEAAGGELVATDLGEVVADRVADWTVVGAARDVTLETSGDAAGVRVLVPPRGFEVILDALLDNAFKFTASGTSVLVSAERDGDRVTLAVRDHGPGLRPEELERAMDRFWRSGAHQNVPGSGLGLAIVREIVRHSGGELRLDLPDGGGLRITMDFPAAPAV; the protein is encoded by the coding sequence GTGCGCGTCCGCCTCCAGGGGATCGTGGTCACGCTCGTCGCGCTGCTCGTGTTCGGCCTGGGCATCCCGCTCGCGCTGAGCATGGCGGGCAGCGCGCAGCAGGACCTCTTCCTGGACCGGCTGACCGACACCGCGCGGTTCGCTTCGCTCGCGCAGCGCCCGCTGCTGGACAACCGGCCCGCGCTGCTGGAGCCGGAGCTGCGCCGTTACACCGAGGTGTACGGCGTGCAGGTCGTGGTGGTGAACCAGGACGACGTCGCCGTGCTCAGCTCGCTCGGCGGCACGGACGCGGAGCGCATCGACTCACGGGCGATCGAGGGCCCGGCGAACGAGGCGCTCGCCGGGCGGCACCCGACGCCCGGCTCGTTGCTGATGCCGTGGGAGACCGAGCCGCTGGTGCTGGCCGAGCCGATCCTCATCGACGGGGAGGTGCGCGGCGCCGTCGTCACGGAGTCGTCCACCGAGCACGTGCGCACGGAGCTGTTGTGGCAGTGGCTGGTGCTAGCAGCGGGCGCGGTGGTCGCGTTCGGGCTGGCGCTGCTGGTCGCCCTGCCGGTGGTGCGCTGGACGTTGCGTCCGGTGCGGCGGCTCGACGAGGCGACCGGCGCGCTGGTGGCGTCGGTGGTCAGCGGCCGGACGGCGGAGCCGGTGGGGGAGAGCGGCGGCCCGCCGGAGCTGCGCCAGCTCGGCCGGTCGTTCGACCGGATGGCCGCGAGCGTCTCGGAGGCGCTGGCCGCACAGCGCGCGTTCGTCGCGGACGCCTCGCACCAGCTGCGGAACCCGTTGACGGCGTTGAAGATCCGGCTCGGCAACCTCGACGGCCAGGTCGGCGACGAGGCCGCGGCCGCCGACCTCGACGCCGCCAGGGTCGACGCCGGACGGCTGCACCAGATCCTCGACGAGCTGCTCTCGATGGCCCGCGCGGAGGCCGCCGGCGGCGAGCTGGTGGCCACGGACCTCGGCGAGGTGGTGGCCGACCGCGTCGCGGACTGGACGGTGGTCGGCGCGGCCCGAGACGTCACCCTGGAGACCTCCGGCGACGCCGCCGGCGTGCGCGTGCTCGTCCCGCCGCGCGGCTTCGAGGTGATCCTGGACGCGTTGCTGGACAACGCGTTCAAGTTCACCGCCTCCGGCACGTCGGTACTCGTCTCGGCGGAACGCGACGGCGACCGCGTCACGCTCGCGGTCCGCGACCACGGCCCCGGCCTGCGCCCGGAGGAGCTGGAACGCGCGATGGACCGCTTCTGGCGCAGCGGCGCCCACCAGAACGTCCCCGGCTCGGGCCTCGGCCTGGCCATCGTCCGCGAGATCGTCCGCCACTCCGGCGGCGAGCTCCGCCTGGACCTCCCGGACGGCGGCGGGCTGCGGATCACCATGGACTTCCCGGCGGCCCCGGCCGTCTGA
- a CDS encoding TAXI family TRAP transporter solute-binding subunit yields MRWRRMAAVAVAVVAAGALLAGCGPSFSGLRLRIATGSQGGVYSDLAQPLADAWAADLGIERPTVLSTQGSRDNLNRVESGGADVAFVAADLAAEAAAAKPGKLAALARIHDDYLHIVVRADSPYTSVPMLKGHHIAVGSPESGVEYIAERVLQVAGLQDSVTVQQLSLDDSLKALENHTVDALFWSGGLPTPLITQYTEKVGLRLLDMSALMPGMQAFSSVYGTATIPGSTYNQPGPVTTLVVPNFLVVPTSMSDAVAEALTRGLFDARPALAAANRAALSIDVHPGIETEPLPLHPGALSYYRSVKT; encoded by the coding sequence ATGCGGTGGAGGCGGATGGCGGCGGTCGCGGTCGCGGTGGTGGCGGCCGGCGCGCTGCTGGCCGGCTGCGGCCCGAGCTTCTCGGGGCTGCGGCTGCGCATCGCGACGGGCTCGCAGGGTGGCGTGTACAGCGACCTCGCCCAGCCGCTCGCCGACGCGTGGGCCGCCGACCTGGGGATCGAACGGCCCACCGTGTTGTCGACGCAGGGCTCGCGCGACAACCTCAACCGCGTGGAGTCGGGTGGGGCCGACGTCGCGTTCGTGGCCGCCGACCTCGCCGCCGAGGCCGCCGCCGCGAAACCCGGCAAGCTGGCCGCGCTGGCCCGCATCCATGACGACTACCTGCACATCGTGGTGCGCGCGGACTCGCCGTACACCTCGGTGCCGATGCTGAAGGGGCACCACATCGCCGTCGGCTCGCCGGAGTCGGGCGTGGAGTACATCGCGGAGCGCGTGCTGCAGGTCGCCGGGCTGCAGGACTCGGTCACCGTGCAGCAGCTGAGCCTGGACGACTCGCTGAAAGCGCTGGAGAACCACACCGTCGATGCCCTGTTCTGGTCCGGCGGCCTGCCGACGCCGCTGATCACGCAGTACACGGAGAAGGTCGGCCTGCGGCTGCTCGACATGTCCGCCCTGATGCCCGGCATGCAGGCCTTCAGCTCGGTCTACGGCACCGCGACGATCCCCGGCAGCACCTACAACCAGCCCGGCCCGGTGACCACGCTGGTGGTGCCCAACTTCCTGGTCGTGCCCACCTCGATGTCGGACGCCGTCGCCGAAGCCCTCACCCGCGGCCTGTTCGACGCGCGCCCGGCGCTGGCCGCGGCCAACCGCGCGGCCCTGTCGATCGACGTGCACCCGGGCATCGAGACCGAGCCGCTGCCACTGCACCCGGGCGCGCTCAGTTACTACCGGAGCGTGAAGACCTAA
- a CDS encoding Rv2732c family membrane protein, with translation MGPQLTEEIDEAGQRASRTVELGRRGFTIAVFIFVLLVALILPWVGEHRGYQVLAGQGGGIPQLFAATSTVIGVLAGAVGLVTRRWWVSWCCAAGGWFASVDGLLAVWSQQSAHASGAAGGGPGIGLLIAWAATIVLATLWMRTAFSRA, from the coding sequence GTGGGCCCGCAGCTGACCGAGGAGATCGACGAGGCGGGCCAGCGGGCCTCGCGCACGGTCGAGCTGGGCCGGCGCGGCTTCACTATCGCCGTGTTCATCTTCGTGCTGCTGGTCGCGCTGATCCTGCCCTGGGTGGGCGAGCACCGCGGCTACCAGGTGCTGGCCGGCCAGGGCGGCGGCATCCCGCAGCTGTTCGCCGCGACGTCCACGGTGATCGGCGTGCTGGCCGGCGCGGTCGGGCTGGTGACGCGCCGCTGGTGGGTCTCCTGGTGCTGCGCCGCGGGCGGCTGGTTCGCCTCGGTCGACGGCCTGCTCGCGGTCTGGTCCCAGCAGTCCGCCCACGCTTCCGGCGCGGCCGGCGGCGGCCCTGGCATCGGCCTGCTGATCGCCTGGGCGGCCACGATCGTGCTCGCGACGCTGTGGATGCGCACCGCGTTCTCCCGCGCCTGA
- a CDS encoding nSTAND1 domain-containing NTPase — MTTEQLRSAIVRPAAEAGHRVENALLATLMAETARQPGALPLVSRALRETWRHGGALTLEAYRAAGGITRSLVRVAEDVYDEFDDVQRAIARDLFARLTEPGEDADDTARHVHRRELDSGPDLDVVLERLVRARLVTVDADGLDVAHDALIRGWPRLRGWLATDRPGLAVHRRLTEATGLWEEANGDPAVLYRGARLEFVLAWSARARLTGRERRFLEAGVAVRDAEERRGRERARRFRRLGAAAVASGALAVASTVAAVLWRPS; from the coding sequence ATGACCACCGAGCAGCTGCGCTCGGCGATCGTGCGGCCCGCCGCCGAAGCGGGCCACCGGGTGGAGAACGCGTTGCTGGCCACGCTCATGGCCGAAACGGCGCGGCAGCCCGGCGCGCTCCCGCTGGTTTCCAGAGCGCTGAGGGAAACGTGGCGGCACGGCGGAGCGCTGACGCTGGAGGCGTATCGCGCGGCCGGCGGGATCACCCGGTCGCTGGTGCGCGTCGCCGAAGACGTCTACGACGAGTTCGACGACGTCCAGCGGGCCATCGCCCGTGATCTCTTCGCACGCCTGACCGAGCCGGGCGAAGACGCCGACGACACCGCGCGTCACGTCCACCGCCGTGAGCTGGACAGCGGCCCGGACCTGGACGTCGTGCTCGAGCGCCTGGTCCGCGCGCGGCTGGTCACCGTGGACGCCGACGGCCTGGACGTCGCCCACGACGCGCTCATCCGCGGCTGGCCGCGGCTGCGTGGCTGGCTGGCCACCGACCGGCCCGGCCTCGCCGTGCACCGGAGGCTGACCGAGGCCACCGGCCTGTGGGAGGAGGCGAACGGCGATCCGGCCGTGCTGTACCGGGGCGCGCGGCTGGAATTCGTGCTGGCGTGGTCGGCGCGGGCGAGGCTGACCGGCCGGGAACGCCGGTTCCTCGAAGCGGGCGTCGCGGTGCGCGATGCCGAGGAACGCCGGGGCCGTGAACGGGCGCGAAGGTTCCGGCGGCTCGGCGCAGCGGCCGTCGCTTCGGGCGCGCTCGCCGTCGCCTCGACGGTCGCGGCGGTGTTATGGCGGCCGAGCTGA
- a CDS encoding glutamate ABC transporter substrate-binding protein, which produces MRIRTLAAGLLAGSLLLTACGKEGTPTSPGGDASGANTAALPTYTVAQNVDLAGSPVFTKIKSAGSITIGVKDDQPGLGFKDPTTGKFSGFDIEIARMVSAGLGFSEDKIKYTTVDSAAREQAISNGQVDLYVGTYTITDKRKALVSFAGPYFQAGQGLLVRADDNSITGPQTLKGKKVCSVTGSTPIQRVRDQGLTEPGNIVEFQKYSQCIDKLGTKDVDAVTTDDAILKGYAAQDKTLKVVGEPFSKEPYGIGLNKDDKVLRDKIDDLLQASLDDGTWQKIYDATLGKSGSTATKPTIVKY; this is translated from the coding sequence ATGAGGATCCGCACCCTCGCGGCAGGCCTGCTCGCCGGCAGCCTGCTGCTCACGGCCTGCGGCAAGGAGGGCACCCCGACGAGCCCCGGCGGCGACGCCAGCGGCGCGAACACGGCCGCCCTGCCGACCTACACCGTCGCGCAGAACGTCGACCTGGCCGGCTCCCCGGTGTTCACCAAGATCAAGTCCGCGGGCAGCATCACCATCGGGGTCAAGGACGACCAGCCGGGCCTCGGCTTCAAGGACCCGACCACGGGCAAGTTCAGCGGCTTCGACATCGAGATCGCCCGGATGGTGTCCGCGGGCCTCGGCTTCAGCGAGGACAAGATCAAGTACACGACGGTCGACTCGGCCGCGCGTGAACAGGCGATCTCCAACGGGCAAGTCGACCTCTACGTCGGCACCTACACGATCACCGACAAGCGCAAGGCGCTGGTCTCCTTCGCCGGCCCGTACTTCCAGGCCGGCCAGGGCCTGCTGGTCCGCGCCGACGACAACTCGATCACCGGCCCGCAGACGCTCAAGGGCAAGAAGGTCTGCTCGGTCACCGGGTCGACCCCGATCCAGCGGGTCCGCGACCAGGGCCTGACCGAGCCGGGCAACATCGTCGAGTTCCAGAAGTACTCGCAGTGCATCGACAAGCTGGGGACCAAGGACGTCGATGCCGTCACCACCGACGACGCGATCCTCAAGGGCTACGCCGCCCAGGACAAGACCCTGAAGGTCGTCGGCGAGCCGTTCTCGAAGGAGCCCTACGGCATCGGCCTGAACAAGGACGACAAGGTGCTGCGGGACAAGATCGACGACCTGCTGCAGGCCAGCCTGGACGACGGCACCTGGCAGAAGATCTACGACGCCACCCTCGGCAAGTCCGGCTCGACCGCGACCAAGCCGACGATCGTCAAGTACTGA
- a CDS encoding amino acid ABC transporter permease, translating to MDVLLNNLDLFGPFFLTTIELFAIAAVGSLVFGTILAMLRVSPVPVFRAIGTTYVTIVRNTPLTLVFAFFVFAYPLLNIVKVSYFTAAVVSLTVYTSAFICEVVRSGINTVPVGQAEAGRALGLNFGQILGQVVLPQALRSVVPPMISTLIALLKNSTIAGGFSVSEAGAIRSYISERGDNQMVALLWVALGFIILVSVLSFVQRSLEKRWSVAR from the coding sequence ATGGACGTCCTGCTCAACAATCTGGACCTGTTCGGTCCGTTCTTCCTCACCACGATCGAGTTGTTCGCGATCGCCGCGGTCGGCAGCCTGGTCTTCGGCACGATCCTGGCGATGCTGCGGGTGAGCCCGGTCCCGGTGTTCCGCGCGATCGGCACGACGTACGTGACGATCGTCCGCAACACACCGCTGACCCTGGTGTTCGCCTTCTTCGTCTTCGCCTACCCGCTGCTGAACATCGTCAAGGTCAGCTACTTCACGGCGGCCGTGGTCTCGCTTACGGTGTACACCTCGGCGTTCATCTGCGAGGTCGTGCGCTCGGGCATCAACACGGTGCCGGTCGGCCAAGCCGAGGCGGGCCGCGCGCTCGGCCTCAACTTCGGCCAGATCCTCGGCCAGGTGGTGCTGCCGCAGGCCTTGCGATCGGTGGTGCCGCCGATGATCAGCACGCTGATCGCGCTGCTGAAGAACAGCACGATCGCCGGCGGGTTCTCGGTGTCCGAGGCCGGTGCGATCCGGAGTTACATCTCCGAGCGCGGTGACAACCAGATGGTCGCCCTGCTGTGGGTGGCGCTCGGCTTCATCATCCTGGTCTCCGTACTGTCGTTCGTGCAGCGCAGTCTCGAGAAGCGCTGGAGCGTGGCCCGATGA
- a CDS encoding amino acid ABC transporter ATP-binding protein yields the protein MIKAAAVNKYFGDLHVLKEITLEVPRGQVLVVLGPSGSGKSTLCRAINRLEPINSGEIAVDGVALPAEGKALAALRADVGMVFQSFNLFAHKTILENVMLAPVKVRKTASAEARKTAMELLERVGIANQADKYPAQLSGGQQQRVAIARALAMRPKVMLFDEPTSALDPEMVQEVLDVMTGLAKDGMTMLVVTHEMGFARRAADRVIFMADGEIVEDTTPEEFFTKPKSDRAKDFLGKILTH from the coding sequence ATGATCAAGGCGGCCGCCGTGAACAAGTACTTCGGCGACCTGCACGTACTCAAGGAGATCACCCTCGAGGTGCCGCGCGGCCAGGTCCTGGTGGTACTCGGGCCGTCCGGGTCGGGCAAGTCGACGCTGTGCCGCGCGATCAACCGGCTGGAGCCGATCAACTCGGGCGAGATCGCGGTGGACGGCGTCGCGCTGCCGGCCGAGGGCAAGGCGCTGGCCGCACTGCGCGCCGACGTCGGCATGGTGTTCCAGTCGTTCAACCTGTTCGCGCACAAGACGATCCTCGAGAACGTCATGCTCGCGCCGGTAAAGGTGCGCAAGACCGCCAGTGCCGAAGCGCGCAAGACCGCGATGGAGCTGCTGGAGCGGGTCGGCATCGCCAACCAGGCCGACAAGTACCCGGCGCAGCTCTCCGGCGGGCAGCAGCAGCGCGTGGCGATCGCCCGCGCGCTCGCGATGCGCCCGAAGGTGATGCTGTTCGACGAGCCGACCTCGGCGCTGGACCCGGAGATGGTCCAGGAGGTGCTCGACGTGATGACCGGCCTGGCCAAGGACGGCATGACCATGCTCGTGGTCACCCACGAAATGGGCTTCGCACGCCGGGCCGCCGACCGCGTCATCTTCATGGCGGACGGCGAGATCGTCGAGGACACCACTCCGGAGGAGTTCTTCACCAAGCCCAAGAGCGACCGGGCGAAGGACTTCCTGGGCAAGATCCTCACCCACTGA
- a CDS encoding amino acid ABC transporter permease, which yields MNNVLFDVPGPKSRIRHRLYAVIGIVVVLALIAFVVYSFYDSGQFTAQKWEWLQYAQVQSDLASAVVATLKAFALGAVFALIFGAVFAAGRLSDHGWIRGISTAIVEFFRAIPLLILMFLFYYGLPTLGFDTSPLFAVVLGLTLYNGSVLAEVFRAGVNSLPKGQAEAAYALGMRKTQVMFTVLLPQAIRAMLPTIISQLVVLLKDTALGFLVTYPELLYYARYIGSQGAFARPIVPSTIVAAAIYIVMCLLLTALATYLERRNRRSKKHIEPTDRKAEQIVLGNAAGGQAFGGGLGGSS from the coding sequence ATGAACAACGTCCTGTTCGACGTCCCCGGGCCGAAGTCGCGGATCCGGCACCGGCTGTACGCGGTGATCGGCATCGTCGTGGTGCTGGCGCTGATCGCGTTCGTCGTTTACAGCTTCTACGACAGCGGGCAGTTCACCGCCCAGAAGTGGGAGTGGCTGCAGTACGCGCAGGTCCAGTCGGACCTGGCGAGCGCGGTGGTGGCGACCCTCAAGGCGTTCGCACTGGGCGCGGTGTTCGCGCTGATCTTCGGCGCGGTCTTCGCGGCCGGGCGGCTGTCCGACCACGGCTGGATCCGCGGCATCTCCACGGCGATCGTCGAGTTCTTCCGCGCGATCCCGCTGCTGATCCTGATGTTCCTGTTCTACTACGGCCTGCCGACGCTCGGCTTCGACACCTCGCCGCTGTTCGCCGTGGTGCTCGGCCTGACCCTGTACAACGGCTCGGTGCTCGCGGAGGTCTTCCGCGCGGGCGTCAACTCGCTCCCGAAGGGGCAGGCCGAAGCCGCGTACGCGCTGGGCATGCGCAAGACCCAGGTGATGTTCACGGTCCTGCTGCCGCAGGCGATCCGCGCGATGCTGCCGACGATCATCAGCCAGCTGGTGGTGCTGCTGAAGGACACCGCGCTGGGCTTCCTGGTGACCTACCCGGAGCTGCTCTACTACGCGCGTTACATCGGCTCGCAGGGGGCGTTCGCCCGGCCGATCGTGCCGTCGACCATCGTGGCGGCCGCGATCTACATCGTGATGTGCCTGCTGCTGACCGCGCTCGCGACGTACCTGGAGCGGCGCAACCGGCGGAGCAAGAAGCACATCGAACCCACGGACCGGAAGGCCGAGCAGATCGTGCTCGGCAACGCCGCGGGCGGCCAGGCCTTCGGCGGGGGCCTCGGCGGCTCGAGCTGA
- the miaB gene encoding tRNA (N6-isopentenyl adenosine(37)-C2)-methylthiotransferase MiaB, which produces MNARTYQIRTFGCQMNVHDSERLAGQLEEAGYVAVDGVAKPDLVVFNTCAVRENADNKLYGSLGHMRPDKTANPDMQIAVGGCLAQKDRGEIVKRAPWVDVVFGTHNIGSLPALLERARHNAEAEVEILESLETFPSTLPARRESSYASWVSVSVGCNNTCTFCIVPSLRGKERDRRPGEILAEVEALVAEGVLEVTLLGQNVNSYGVEFGDRLAFGKLLRACGGIDGLERVRFTSPHPAAFTSDVIDAMAETPNVCHQLHMPLQSGSDRVLREMRRSYRSARYLKILEEVRAAMPDAAITTDIIVGFPGETEEDFQATLDVVREARFSSAFTFQYSLRPGTPAATMADQLPKAVVQERYERLAELQDEISWAENKNLVGRRVELLVASGEGRKDAETHRMSGRARDGRLVHFTPAGSAVDGSVRPGDVVEAVISYGAPHHLVADGDLLTHRRTRAGDNAEAGLRPKTSGVTLGLPGFGAPAAQPAPVSGCAL; this is translated from the coding sequence ATGAACGCGCGCACTTATCAGATCCGCACCTTCGGCTGCCAGATGAACGTGCACGACTCCGAACGGCTCGCCGGCCAGCTCGAAGAGGCCGGTTACGTCGCGGTGGACGGCGTGGCGAAGCCGGACCTGGTCGTGTTCAACACCTGCGCGGTCCGGGAGAACGCGGACAACAAGCTGTACGGCTCCCTCGGCCACATGCGGCCGGACAAGACCGCGAACCCGGACATGCAGATCGCCGTCGGCGGGTGCCTGGCGCAGAAGGACCGCGGCGAGATCGTCAAGCGGGCGCCGTGGGTCGACGTGGTGTTCGGCACGCACAACATCGGCTCGCTGCCGGCGCTGCTGGAGCGCGCGCGGCACAACGCCGAGGCCGAGGTCGAGATCCTCGAGTCGCTGGAGACGTTCCCCTCGACGCTGCCCGCGCGCCGCGAATCGTCCTACGCGAGCTGGGTGTCGGTTTCGGTCGGCTGCAACAACACCTGCACGTTCTGCATCGTGCCGTCCCTGCGCGGCAAGGAGCGCGACCGCCGGCCGGGCGAGATCCTGGCCGAGGTCGAGGCGCTCGTCGCCGAGGGCGTGCTCGAGGTGACCCTGCTGGGGCAGAACGTGAACTCCTACGGCGTCGAGTTCGGCGACCGGCTCGCGTTCGGCAAGCTGCTGCGCGCCTGCGGCGGGATCGACGGGCTGGAGCGCGTGCGGTTCACCTCGCCGCACCCGGCCGCGTTCACCTCCGACGTGATCGACGCCATGGCCGAGACGCCGAACGTCTGCCACCAGCTGCACATGCCGCTGCAGTCCGGCTCCGACCGCGTGCTGCGCGAGATGCGCCGGTCCTACCGCTCCGCGCGGTACCTGAAGATCCTCGAAGAGGTGCGCGCCGCGATGCCGGACGCCGCCATCACCACCGACATCATCGTCGGCTTCCCCGGGGAGACCGAGGAGGACTTCCAGGCGACGCTGGACGTGGTGCGCGAGGCGCGGTTCTCCAGCGCGTTCACCTTCCAGTACTCCCTGCGCCCCGGCACGCCGGCCGCCACGATGGCGGACCAGCTGCCGAAGGCGGTCGTGCAGGAGCGCTACGAGCGTCTCGCCGAGCTGCAGGACGAGATTTCCTGGGCGGAGAACAAGAACCTGGTCGGCCGCCGGGTGGAGCTGCTGGTCGCCTCGGGCGAGGGCCGCAAGGACGCCGAGACGCACCGGATGAGCGGCCGCGCCCGCGACGGGCGGCTGGTCCACTTCACACCCGCCGGGTCCGCTGTGGACGGTTCCGTGCGCCCGGGTGACGTGGTGGAGGCCGTGATCAGCTACGGCGCCCCGCACCACCTGGTCGCGGACGGCGACCTGCTGACGCACCGCCGCACCAGGGCGGGCGACAACGCCGAAGCCGGTCTTCGGCCCAAGACGAGCGGGGTCACGCTGGGACTGCCGGGCTTCGGAGCCCCGGCGGCGCAGCCCGCCCCGGTGAGTGGGTGTGCGCTGTGA
- a CDS encoding MFS transporter: MQTEITPPSAGLVRGPVVGFISLAAAVGTAALYPLQPAIAEVGGALGTSLASVGVALACGPIGYLCGLALLVPLVDQLSPRHVLSAQFGALAAALALNAAVGQVWLLGLVLGVVGACSSAGAGLSSVVGRLASADRRATSLGIVTAGISAGVLGGRIAGGWLADLIGWRGMLGVFAGACAAIAVTVLFVIPPVAGATDRGYLATLRSIPGLYRRYSALRLAAMRGTLWFFAFCAVWSGLAVALSEPPFSYSAERIGLYAFAGILGIAATRVAGAWTDRVGARRVILCGLCLAGLAGAVLAFALSSTVSTLVCLALFDAGLFAAQVANQSTVLAIEPGAPARFNSAYMVVYFAGGSLGTAFGAAAVERVGWTVTALVTTAVTVVAAVITLLARSGGERIPRGIQGAVQG, translated from the coding sequence GTGCAAACCGAAATCACCCCGCCTTCCGCGGGACTTGTCCGAGGCCCCGTGGTCGGATTCATCTCGCTCGCCGCGGCAGTCGGCACAGCGGCCCTCTACCCGTTGCAACCCGCCATCGCCGAGGTCGGTGGCGCGCTGGGCACGTCGCTCGCCTCCGTCGGCGTGGCGCTGGCCTGCGGCCCGATCGGCTACCTGTGCGGGCTCGCCCTGCTGGTTCCGCTCGTTGACCAGCTTTCCCCGCGCCACGTCCTGTCCGCGCAGTTCGGCGCGCTCGCCGCGGCTCTGGCGCTGAACGCGGCCGTCGGCCAGGTCTGGCTGCTCGGCCTGGTTCTCGGCGTGGTCGGTGCCTGCTCGTCGGCCGGCGCCGGGCTGAGCTCGGTGGTCGGCAGGCTGGCGAGTGCGGACCGGCGGGCCACTTCGCTGGGAATCGTCACCGCGGGGATCTCGGCCGGGGTTCTCGGCGGCCGGATCGCCGGTGGCTGGCTGGCCGACCTGATCGGCTGGCGAGGGATGCTGGGGGTCTTCGCCGGTGCGTGCGCGGCCATCGCCGTGACAGTGCTGTTCGTGATTCCACCGGTGGCCGGCGCCACTGACCGCGGTTACCTCGCGACCCTGCGCTCGATCCCCGGGCTGTACCGGCGGTACTCGGCTCTCCGTCTCGCCGCGATGCGGGGCACCCTCTGGTTCTTCGCGTTCTGCGCCGTCTGGTCCGGGCTCGCGGTGGCCCTGTCGGAGCCTCCTTTTTCGTACTCCGCGGAGCGCATCGGGTTGTACGCTTTCGCCGGAATACTGGGGATCGCCGCCACACGAGTCGCGGGAGCGTGGACCGATCGGGTGGGCGCCCGCCGGGTGATTCTCTGCGGCCTGTGTCTCGCCGGCCTCGCCGGTGCTGTGCTTGCCTTCGCCCTCTCGAGCACCGTGTCGACGCTGGTTTGCCTGGCCCTGTTCGACGCGGGCCTGTTCGCCGCCCAGGTCGCGAACCAGAGCACGGTTCTCGCCATCGAGCCGGGCGCACCGGCGAGGTTCAACAGCGCCTACATGGTCGTCTACTTCGCCGGGGGAAGTCTCGGCACGGCTTTCGGCGCGGCCGCGGTCGAGCGGGTCGGCTGGACGGTGACCGCACTCGTCACGACGGCGGTCACCGTGGTCGCGGCGGTGATCACCCTGCTCGCCCGTTCCGGCGGCGAGCGGATTCCGCGCGGAATTCAGGGGGCCGTTCAGGGTTAG